Proteins from a genomic interval of Mycolicibacterium grossiae:
- a CDS encoding glycosyltransferase, protein MVASTGGHLAELERWSKVIGSDADSLWVTCESLHSASVLRNRRVLFHPYVAPRDAAGSAKAFLRMRKEIDWAAEEFSAAVTTGAALGVVGLAAARLQGVPSFYYESVSRVNGPSLSGKLAGLDPGITRFCQYEHWAKGSWTYRRSLFDSFASVAKAPVDRPKLFVTLGTIQPYRFDAMVDAVMSTGLADDRTVWQLGATKRTDLPGTTVSQLSSTEFAEASRGADVVLTHAGVGTIMNLLDMGISPVVTPRRSSRKEHVDDHQCEIAGFLRRRALASVAEVEQLDESAILGASGLATERRSREDLLPANASG, encoded by the coding sequence TTGGTCGCGTCGACCGGAGGGCACCTCGCAGAACTCGAGCGGTGGTCGAAGGTCATCGGATCGGACGCCGACTCGCTCTGGGTGACCTGCGAATCCCTTCACAGTGCGTCGGTGTTGCGAAACCGGAGGGTCCTCTTCCATCCGTACGTCGCGCCGCGTGATGCGGCGGGGTCGGCGAAGGCCTTCCTGCGGATGCGGAAGGAGATCGACTGGGCGGCCGAGGAGTTCTCTGCCGCCGTGACGACGGGTGCAGCTCTCGGGGTCGTCGGCCTCGCTGCCGCGCGCCTGCAAGGTGTCCCGTCCTTCTACTACGAGAGCGTGTCCCGTGTGAACGGGCCGTCGCTGAGCGGCAAGCTCGCCGGCCTCGACCCGGGTATCACCCGGTTCTGCCAGTACGAGCACTGGGCGAAGGGGTCGTGGACGTACCGTCGTTCGCTCTTCGACTCATTCGCCTCCGTGGCCAAGGCCCCGGTTGACCGACCCAAGCTGTTCGTCACGCTGGGGACGATCCAGCCGTACCGATTCGATGCCATGGTCGATGCAGTCATGTCGACTGGACTCGCCGATGACAGGACGGTGTGGCAGCTCGGAGCCACGAAACGCACTGACCTTCCGGGAACGACTGTGTCGCAGCTGAGTTCGACCGAGTTCGCAGAAGCCAGCCGCGGTGCGGACGTAGTCCTGACCCACGCCGGCGTCGGCACGATCATGAACCTGCTCGACATGGGCATCTCACCAGTCGTGACGCCGCGGCGATCGAGCCGGAAGGAACACGTCGACGATCACCAGTGCGAGATCGCCGGATTCCTTCGCCGCCGGGCGTTGGCGAGCGTGGCCGAGGTGGAGCAGCTGGACGAATCGGCCATTTTGGGAGCGTCGGGTTTGGCGACGGAACGCCGTAGCCGCGAGGACCTCCTCCCGGCGAACGCCTCCGGGTGA